A single Natrinema pellirubrum DSM 15624 DNA region contains:
- a CDS encoding aldehyde dehydrogenase family protein, whose translation MSQQTTEQPDRHYIDGEWTDGEGEETFASENPATGETLRTFHRGTQSDVDRALEAAEAAQEEWRDLSHIDRAEFLWDIYHELRERTDELGEIVTKECGKEISEGKADVVEAAHMVEWAAGNARHPHGDVVPSEIGSKDAYMRRKPRGVVGCITPWNFPVAIPFWHMAVSLVEGNTVVWKPAEQTPWCGQIIAEMFEESGIPDGVFNMVQGFGDAGASIVDDPRVDTVLFTGSAEVGQEVARTVAEQPGKLAACEMGGKNAVVISDEADLDTAVHSAVMSSFKTTGQRCVSAERLIVHEDVYDEFKERFVEIAENIAVGDPLAEDTFMGPLVEGEHKEKVLEYNELARSEDVNVLVDRDELADAEVPDGHEDGHWIGPFVYEADPDADLRCTQEEVFGPHVALMTYSGDIEDGVEIHNDTEYGLAGAIISEDYREINYYRDNAEVGLAYGNLPCIGAEVHLPFGGVNKSGNGYPSGREVIEAVTERTAWTLNNSKDIEMAQGLSADITTDDD comes from the coding sequence ATGAGCCAGCAGACGACAGAGCAACCCGACCGACACTACATCGACGGCGAATGGACGGACGGCGAGGGCGAGGAAACCTTCGCAAGCGAGAACCCGGCGACTGGCGAGACGTTGCGCACCTTCCACCGCGGAACGCAATCCGACGTCGATCGAGCCCTCGAGGCCGCGGAGGCGGCACAGGAGGAGTGGCGCGACCTGTCGCACATCGACCGCGCGGAGTTCCTCTGGGACATCTACCACGAACTGCGCGAGCGGACGGACGAACTCGGCGAGATCGTCACCAAGGAGTGTGGCAAGGAGATCTCCGAAGGGAAAGCCGACGTCGTCGAAGCCGCACACATGGTCGAGTGGGCCGCGGGCAACGCCCGCCACCCACACGGTGACGTAGTCCCCTCCGAGATCGGGAGCAAGGACGCGTACATGCGCCGCAAGCCCCGGGGCGTCGTCGGCTGTATCACGCCCTGGAACTTCCCCGTCGCGATCCCGTTCTGGCACATGGCCGTCTCGCTGGTCGAGGGCAACACCGTTGTCTGGAAGCCCGCCGAGCAGACCCCGTGGTGTGGCCAGATCATCGCCGAGATGTTCGAGGAGAGCGGTATCCCCGACGGCGTGTTCAACATGGTCCAGGGCTTCGGCGACGCTGGGGCCTCGATCGTCGACGACCCACGCGTCGACACCGTCCTCTTTACCGGTTCGGCCGAGGTCGGTCAGGAGGTCGCTCGAACCGTCGCCGAACAGCCCGGCAAACTCGCGGCCTGTGAGATGGGCGGCAAGAACGCCGTCGTCATCAGCGACGAGGCCGACCTCGATACGGCCGTCCACTCGGCGGTCATGAGTTCGTTCAAGACCACCGGTCAGCGCTGTGTCTCCGCCGAACGGCTGATCGTCCACGAGGACGTCTACGACGAGTTCAAGGAGCGCTTCGTCGAGATCGCCGAGAACATCGCGGTCGGCGACCCGCTGGCCGAAGACACGTTCATGGGGCCGCTCGTCGAGGGCGAACACAAGGAGAAGGTCCTCGAGTACAACGAACTCGCGCGAAGCGAAGACGTGAACGTCCTCGTCGACCGCGACGAACTGGCCGACGCGGAAGTGCCCGACGGCCACGAGGACGGCCACTGGATCGGCCCGTTCGTCTACGAGGCCGACCCGGACGCCGACCTCCGATGTACACAAGAGGAGGTCTTCGGCCCCCACGTCGCGCTCATGACGTACTCGGGCGACATCGAGGACGGCGTCGAGATCCACAACGACACCGAGTACGGGCTCGCGGGAGCGATCATCTCCGAGGACTACCGCGAGATCAACTACTACCGCGACAACGCCGAGGTCGGACTCGCGTACGGGAACCTGCCGTGTATCGGCGCGGAGGTTCACCTGCCCTTTGGCGGCGTCAACAAGTCCGGGAACGGCTATCCGAGCGGTCGCGAAGTGATCGAAGCCGTCACCGAGCGCACCGCCTGGACGCTGAACAACTCCAAAGACATCGAGATGGCACAGGGCCTGTCCGCCGACATCACGACCGACGATGACTGA
- a CDS encoding ferredoxin translates to MSDDDGIQQASDVGSGDAPPIDEKPYKIIFEANKCFGAGKCAEVSDNWEMSIASGMAQPEEYFIAEDDLDHNVRAAEVCPAKKDDGCIHVVDRRTDEEIAPDPHGDGTLSVDW, encoded by the coding sequence ATGAGCGACGACGACGGTATCCAGCAGGCCAGCGACGTCGGTTCCGGCGACGCGCCCCCGATCGACGAGAAACCCTACAAGATCATCTTCGAGGCCAACAAGTGCTTCGGCGCGGGCAAGTGTGCCGAGGTCAGCGACAACTGGGAGATGTCCATCGCCTCCGGGATGGCCCAGCCCGAGGAGTACTTCATCGCCGAGGACGACCTCGATCACAACGTCCGCGCTGCGGAGGTCTGTCCGGCCAAGAAAGACGACGGCTGCATCCACGTCGTCGACCGCCGAACCGACGAGGAGATCGCGCCCGACCCCCACGGCGACGGCACGTTAAGCGTCGACTGGTAG
- a CDS encoding aldehyde dehydrogenase family protein, whose protein sequence is MTDLPLAPDGGWDSLYLAGDWTDSGDRDAITVENPYTRESIASVPAGTDADVDRAYETAASAQETWAKQPPQARAGVISAAIQFVGDHREEIVELLARESGSTRVKSEAEVETARGMMQQAASYPFRMDGQHADSITPGKENVAERVPVGVVGVISPWNFPLHLSMRAVAPAIAAGNSVVLKPASNTPITGGLLLARIFEAAGVPEGVLSVVPGRGSEIGDAVAGHDIPRTIAFTGSTEIGQGVAATAARNCALPAMELGGNNVHVVTDDADLERAVDGGVFGSFLHQGQICISINRHLVHEDVYDEYVDALADRAASLPTGDPTDDDTVIGPIIDESQRDQILEYVEESVDAGATLETGGDHDGLVVEPTVLSDADNDMAAACNEHFGPVAPVIPYASDDEAIELANDTIHGLSGSVHSEDLEQAREIADGIETGMIHINDQPVNDEPHVPFGGMKQSGMGRYNGEQILEEVTTTKWISIQHEPREYPF, encoded by the coding sequence ATGACGGACCTTCCACTGGCACCCGACGGCGGCTGGGACTCGCTCTATCTCGCTGGCGACTGGACCGACAGCGGCGATCGCGACGCGATCACCGTCGAGAACCCCTACACGCGTGAGTCGATCGCGTCCGTCCCGGCGGGGACCGACGCCGATGTCGACCGGGCCTACGAGACTGCCGCGTCGGCACAGGAGACGTGGGCCAAGCAACCGCCACAGGCCCGTGCAGGTGTGATCAGCGCGGCTATCCAGTTCGTCGGGGATCACCGCGAGGAGATCGTCGAGCTACTGGCCCGCGAATCGGGGAGTACGCGGGTCAAATCGGAGGCCGAAGTGGAGACTGCGAGAGGGATGATGCAACAGGCCGCCAGTTACCCGTTCCGGATGGACGGCCAGCACGCGGACTCGATCACGCCGGGCAAGGAAAACGTCGCCGAGCGAGTGCCGGTCGGCGTCGTCGGCGTCATCTCGCCGTGGAACTTCCCGCTGCATCTCTCGATGCGGGCGGTCGCGCCGGCGATCGCTGCCGGGAATTCGGTCGTCCTCAAACCCGCCTCGAACACGCCGATCACGGGCGGGTTGCTGCTCGCGCGGATCTTCGAGGCCGCGGGCGTCCCCGAGGGCGTCCTCAGCGTCGTCCCCGGCCGCGGCTCCGAGATCGGCGACGCGGTCGCCGGCCACGACATCCCCCGGACTATCGCCTTCACCGGCTCGACCGAGATCGGACAGGGGGTCGCCGCCACGGCGGCGCGCAACTGCGCCCTACCCGCCATGGAACTCGGTGGGAACAACGTCCACGTCGTCACCGACGACGCCGACCTCGAGCGGGCCGTCGACGGCGGCGTCTTCGGTTCCTTTCTGCACCAGGGCCAGATCTGCATCTCCATCAACCGCCACCTGGTCCACGAGGATGTCTACGACGAGTACGTCGACGCACTGGCCGACCGGGCCGCGTCGCTGCCGACCGGCGATCCGACCGACGACGACACCGTCATCGGTCCCATCATCGACGAGAGTCAGCGCGATCAGATCCTCGAGTACGTCGAGGAATCGGTCGACGCGGGTGCCACCCTCGAGACCGGCGGCGACCACGACGGACTCGTCGTCGAACCCACAGTCCTCTCCGACGCCGACAACGACATGGCCGCGGCCTGCAACGAACACTTCGGCCCCGTCGCGCCCGTGATCCCCTACGCGAGCGACGACGAGGCGATCGAACTGGCCAACGACACGATCCACGGTCTCTCGGGGTCGGTCCACAGCGAGGACCTCGAGCAGGCCCGGGAAATCGCGGACGGGATCGAGACGGGGATGATCCACATCAACGACCAACCGGTCAACGACGAACCGCACGTCCCCTTCGGCGGAATGAAGCAATCGGGAATGGGCCGGTACAACGGCGAGCAGATCCTCGAGGAAGTGACGACGACGAAGTGGATCTCGATCCAGCACGAGCCTCGCGAGTACCCGTTCTGA
- a CDS encoding IclR family transcriptional regulator → MTDDRPRPVKTTQTSLALVRAVRESDGATLSELADRLELAKSTVHNHLHTLVDEGFLVRDGDTFHVGLQFLAFGEHARGRNPLYATARRHVYSLAETTGHEADFIVEENGRAYSLEYAIGESSRRSLSESSPFRAGNRFYMHNCASGKALLASMSESRVGEILERWGLPATTDQTITDEAELFDELEAIRRRGYAVNDEELIDGYRSIGAAVTDPDGEVLGAFSVGGPTYRMATDESTAEELAQLLRDEIGSLESTLF, encoded by the coding sequence ATGACCGACGATCGCCCTCGGCCAGTCAAGACGACGCAAACGTCGCTCGCACTCGTTCGCGCGGTCCGCGAGAGCGACGGTGCCACGCTGAGCGAACTGGCTGACCGCCTCGAGCTGGCGAAAAGCACCGTCCACAACCACCTCCACACACTGGTCGACGAGGGGTTCCTCGTCCGGGACGGCGACACCTTCCACGTCGGTCTCCAGTTCCTCGCGTTCGGCGAACACGCACGCGGACGAAACCCGCTGTACGCGACGGCGCGCCGGCACGTCTACTCCCTCGCCGAAACGACCGGCCACGAAGCCGACTTCATCGTCGAGGAGAACGGCCGCGCGTACTCCCTCGAGTACGCGATTGGCGAGTCGTCCCGACGGAGTCTGTCCGAATCCAGCCCGTTCCGGGCGGGCAACCGGTTCTACATGCATAACTGCGCCTCCGGAAAGGCCCTGCTGGCGTCGATGTCCGAATCGCGTGTCGGCGAGATTCTCGAGCGCTGGGGGCTGCCGGCGACGACCGACCAGACGATCACCGACGAGGCCGAACTGTTCGACGAACTCGAGGCGATCCGCCGTCGCGGGTACGCGGTCAACGACGAGGAGCTGATCGACGGCTATCGGTCCATCGGGGCGGCCGTAACCGACCCCGACGGCGAAGTCCTCGGGGCGTTCTCGGTCGGCGGCCCGACCTATCGCATGGCGACCGACGAGTCGACGGCCGAGGAGTTGGCACAACTGCTTCGAGACGAAATCGGGTCGCTCGAGTCCACGCTGTTCTGA
- a CDS encoding oxidoreductase: MGWTADDIPDQSGRTIVITGANSGIGLEATRELARNGATVIMACRSTERGADAADGIREEIPSADLRVEACDLGDLASVRDFAARLEESIDVLINNAGVMAIPRSETDDGFETQFGVNHLGHFALTGLLLENLGLETAPDSRVVTVSSGVHENGEIDFDDLQHEDDYDKWDAYAQSKLANVLFAYELERRLLTADANAASMAVHPGYANTQLQLRGPEQSGSRLRKAAMRVLNTVAAQSAAMGALPTLYAATAPEAEGGAYYGPGGLMNMRGTPERQASSDRSYDEDTARRLWRVSSELTGVTYDLPTPAADVPA, encoded by the coding sequence ATGGGCTGGACAGCCGACGACATCCCCGACCAAAGCGGACGGACGATCGTTATCACCGGCGCGAACAGCGGCATCGGCCTCGAGGCCACGCGTGAACTCGCGCGCAACGGTGCGACGGTGATCATGGCCTGTCGCAGCACCGAGCGCGGCGCGGACGCGGCCGACGGGATTCGCGAGGAGATCCCCAGTGCCGACCTCCGCGTCGAGGCCTGTGATCTGGGCGATCTCGCGTCCGTTCGGGACTTCGCGGCCCGACTCGAGGAGTCAATCGACGTCCTCATCAACAACGCCGGGGTCATGGCGATCCCCCGCTCGGAGACCGACGACGGCTTCGAGACACAGTTCGGCGTCAACCACCTCGGCCACTTCGCGCTGACCGGACTCTTGCTCGAGAACCTGGGCCTCGAGACCGCGCCCGACTCGCGGGTCGTCACCGTCTCGAGCGGCGTTCACGAGAACGGCGAGATCGACTTCGACGACCTCCAGCACGAGGACGACTACGACAAGTGGGACGCCTACGCCCAGTCGAAGCTAGCGAACGTCCTGTTCGCCTACGAACTCGAGCGCCGGCTGCTCACCGCCGACGCGAACGCGGCGAGCATGGCCGTCCATCCCGGCTACGCGAACACCCAGTTACAGCTGCGCGGCCCCGAGCAGAGCGGCAGCCGACTCCGCAAAGCCGCGATGAGGGTACTAAACACCGTCGCTGCCCAATCGGCCGCGATGGGCGCGCTCCCGACTCTGTATGCCGCCACCGCGCCCGAAGCCGAGGGCGGTGCCTACTACGGTCCCGGCGGTCTGATGAACATGCGCGGCACGCCCGAACGCCAGGCCTCCTCAGACCGCTCCTACGACGAAGACACCGCACGGCGGCTCTGGCGCGTCTCGAGCGAACTGACCGGCGTCACGTACGATCTGCCGACGCCGGCAGCAGACGTTCCGGCGTAA
- a CDS encoding proline dehydrogenase family protein — MIPPIASRFVAGTTASGALDHVSECNEAGMGGILNLLGEHYDDPEPAAEDADAYCHLVSELASRGLNGSVSVKPSQIGIDVGPDVFRDNFERIVETAAAEDVFVWCDMEDHTTTDTTLDAVEATARDHPHGVGVAIQANLTRTRDDLRRLADVPAAVRLVKGAYDEPSSVALDSKSAVDDAYEDHLEFLFREFDQGVAVGSHDPAMLQVAVDLHKEYGTPFEIQMLMGVREDAQRELAAKGYEVNQYVPYGDKWMQYFYRRIRERKENALFALRAVVGV; from the coding sequence ATGATACCACCGATCGCGAGCCGGTTCGTCGCCGGGACGACTGCGTCAGGCGCTCTGGACCACGTTTCGGAGTGTAACGAAGCGGGGATGGGCGGCATCCTGAACCTCCTCGGCGAACACTACGACGATCCCGAACCCGCCGCGGAGGACGCCGACGCGTACTGTCACCTCGTCTCCGAACTGGCCAGTCGTGGCCTGAACGGCAGCGTCTCGGTCAAACCGTCCCAGATCGGTATCGACGTCGGACCGGACGTCTTCAGGGACAACTTCGAACGAATCGTCGAGACGGCGGCGGCCGAGGACGTGTTCGTCTGGTGTGACATGGAAGACCACACGACGACCGACACGACGCTCGACGCCGTCGAAGCGACGGCCCGGGACCATCCCCATGGCGTCGGCGTCGCGATTCAGGCGAACCTCACGCGGACGCGCGATGACCTCCGTCGCCTCGCTGACGTTCCCGCCGCCGTCCGGCTGGTGAAAGGCGCCTACGACGAACCGTCGTCGGTCGCCCTCGACTCGAAATCGGCCGTCGACGACGCCTACGAGGATCACCTCGAGTTCCTGTTTCGCGAATTCGACCAAGGTGTCGCGGTCGGGAGCCACGACCCGGCAATGCTTCAGGTCGCGGTCGACCTCCACAAGGAGTACGGGACACCGTTCGAAATCCAGATGCTGATGGGGGTCCGCGAGGACGCCCAGCGCGAACTCGCCGCGAAGGGGTACGAGGTCAATCAGTACGTCCCCTACGGCGACAAGTGGATGCAGTACTTCTACCGACGGATCCGCGAGCGCAAGGAGAACGCACTGTTTGCGCTCCGCGCCGTTGTCGGCGTCTGA
- a CDS encoding thiolase family protein — MSQTPVVVKAVRTPQGKEDGVYADVRSEDLSVPLIDEILAETGLSGEEIDDLMWGCAQQREEQDNNLARVIALLSELGESVPATTINRWCASSMQSVISASDAIAAGNRDAIIAGGVESMSRVAMGESYGHIHPKISELYDLGDLQMGMTAEKVAEEYGVSREEQDEYAARSQQRATEATEEGRFDDEIVPIETEDGTVEEDEGIRPGTTPEKLAELPTVFKEDGSVTPGNASQISDGAAALLVTSKDFAEEHDLEIMAEVGRNNVAGVDPTVMGIGPVPATKGLLERNGRDIDEYDLVELNEAFASQSLYSRDELGIDPDIFNVNGGAIALGHPLGASGARLPVTLIHELQKRGGGLGLATLCVGFGQGAAIEFDVN; from the coding sequence ATGTCACAGACGCCAGTCGTAGTCAAGGCAGTGCGGACGCCACAGGGGAAAGAAGACGGCGTGTACGCCGACGTTCGCAGCGAGGACCTCTCGGTGCCACTGATCGACGAGATTCTGGCCGAAACTGGCCTCTCCGGTGAGGAAATCGACGATCTGATGTGGGGCTGTGCCCAGCAGCGCGAGGAACAGGACAACAACCTCGCCCGCGTCATCGCCCTACTCTCCGAACTCGGCGAGTCGGTGCCGGCGACGACGATCAACCGCTGGTGTGCCTCCTCGATGCAGTCGGTCATCTCCGCCTCCGACGCCATCGCGGCCGGCAACCGAGACGCCATCATCGCCGGCGGCGTCGAGAGCATGAGCCGCGTCGCGATGGGCGAGAGCTACGGCCACATCCACCCGAAGATCTCCGAACTGTACGACCTCGGAGATCTCCAGATGGGGATGACCGCCGAGAAAGTCGCCGAGGAGTACGGCGTCAGTCGCGAGGAACAGGACGAGTACGCCGCCCGTAGCCAGCAGCGAGCCACCGAGGCGACCGAAGAAGGCCGCTTCGACGACGAGATCGTCCCGATCGAAACCGAGGACGGCACCGTCGAGGAAGACGAGGGCATCCGACCGGGTACGACTCCCGAGAAACTCGCCGAACTCCCCACCGTCTTCAAGGAGGACGGCTCCGTCACGCCCGGTAACGCCTCCCAGATCTCCGACGGCGCGGCCGCCCTGCTGGTCACCAGCAAGGACTTCGCCGAGGAACACGACCTCGAGATCATGGCCGAGGTCGGCCGGAACAACGTCGCCGGCGTCGACCCGACCGTCATGGGGATCGGCCCGGTCCCGGCCACGAAGGGCCTGCTCGAGCGCAACGGCCGCGACATCGACGAGTACGATCTCGTGGAACTCAACGAGGCCTTCGCGAGCCAGTCGCTCTACTCCCGTGACGAACTCGGCATCGACCCCGACATCTTCAACGTCAACGGCGGGGCGATCGCGCTGGGTCACCCGCTGGGTGCCTCGGGCGCGCGTCTGCCCGTGACGCTGATCCACGAACTCCAGAAGCGCGGCGGCGGCCTCGGGCTGGCGACGCTGTGTGTCGGCTTCGGTCAGGGTGCGGCGATCGAATTCGACGTGAACTAA
- a CDS encoding helix-turn-helix domain-containing protein: MSSTSSTTTTTGATDGTRLTLDIWHPDCWGLQATEAVDAGLLVHTVHRTVEETVKGHFTVYADTTAQLDEFVAFAAESPLTHSTVELGQRPTTAPNPGNATRELFVEYEPEHSISDTLVSHGFIHDASVRVEGGVEHWPVFVAGGRDEIRRRLEAIRAETDAEISISRVATPDGGPSETADRTDLLTPRQREAFELACERNYYAWPREISTRELADELGVSKTTLLEHLRKAEAKLLNPDDV, encoded by the coding sequence ATGAGCAGTACGAGTTCGACGACGACCACGACAGGGGCAACCGACGGGACGCGACTCACGCTCGATATCTGGCATCCGGACTGCTGGGGCCTGCAGGCGACCGAGGCGGTCGACGCCGGCTTGCTCGTCCACACCGTCCACCGAACCGTCGAGGAGACGGTCAAGGGTCACTTCACCGTCTACGCCGACACGACGGCACAACTCGACGAGTTCGTCGCGTTCGCGGCCGAGTCTCCGCTAACGCACTCGACGGTTGAACTCGGCCAGCGCCCCACGACGGCACCGAACCCGGGGAACGCGACGCGCGAACTGTTCGTCGAGTACGAGCCCGAACACAGTATCAGCGACACGCTCGTCTCGCATGGCTTCATCCACGACGCGTCGGTACGCGTCGAGGGCGGCGTCGAACACTGGCCGGTCTTCGTCGCCGGCGGTCGCGACGAGATCCGGCGTCGACTCGAGGCTATCCGGGCCGAGACGGACGCGGAGATTTCGATCAGTCGGGTCGCCACGCCCGACGGCGGTCCGTCGGAGACTGCCGACCGGACGGATCTCCTCACGCCGCGCCAGCGTGAGGCGTTCGAACTCGCCTGCGAGCGGAACTACTACGCGTGGCCCCGCGAGATCAGCACGCGCGAACTCGCGGACGAACTCGGCGTCTCGAAGACGACGCTGCTCGAGCATCTCCGGAAGGCCGAAGCGAAACTGCTCAACCCCGACGACGTCTGA
- a CDS encoding DUF5806 family protein — translation MDEDGLDASRFEGDDAESDRDPKPEPAGTADEDGDGGSMPGVPDPDPQDDDVPEDVQKYARFTKMDGAQYDRVNEFLRDRTYITAREWAIARLCSDFRTETGVEMTKIGENLPELVPFMTDTYSPQAVNQARASFEEKVRTAGATFLYGAMCDFFTAEELDDVMYEATEVAKFLLEVEGVDLSVEEELEAEERISTVMREVREASEELRTEDLAESEE, via the coding sequence ATGGACGAGGACGGACTGGACGCGTCTCGGTTCGAGGGCGACGACGCCGAATCGGACCGCGATCCCAAACCCGAACCCGCTGGGACGGCAGACGAGGACGGCGACGGCGGCTCGATGCCGGGGGTGCCGGATCCCGACCCGCAGGACGACGATGTCCCCGAGGACGTACAGAAGTACGCCCGGTTCACGAAGATGGACGGCGCGCAGTACGACCGGGTCAACGAGTTCCTCCGGGACCGCACGTACATCACCGCTCGCGAGTGGGCCATCGCGCGGCTCTGTTCGGACTTCCGGACCGAGACCGGCGTCGAGATGACCAAGATCGGCGAGAACCTCCCCGAACTCGTCCCCTTCATGACCGACACCTACTCCCCGCAGGCGGTCAATCAGGCCCGCGCCTCCTTCGAGGAGAAGGTCCGGACCGCCGGCGCGACCTTCCTCTACGGCGCGATGTGTGACTTCTTCACCGCCGAGGAACTCGACGACGTGATGTACGAGGCCACCGAGGTCGCCAAGTTCCTCCTCGAGGTCGAGGGCGTCGACCTCTCGGTCGAGGAGGAACTCGAAGCCGAGGAACGCATCTCGACGGTCATGCGGGAGGTCCGCGAGGCCAGCGAAGAGTTGCGTACGGAGGACCTCGCCGAGAGCGAGGAGTAG
- a CDS encoding sodium/proline symporter, which produces MASEGLAGSAGSWVLGTFAVYLLVLLGIGLYSSRLMDSVDDYVIGGRSVGPVVTGFSERASEMSGWLTLGVPSDAFGTGVMAFYNGLGMIPADLFAWAGIAKRLRKYTEIVKAVTLPTFFETRLQDDTGYVKGVSAFVLMIFEGGYVGAQIVAAGTLLEVLTGVSSLVGILVGGVIVVGYTMLGGYFAVAWSDYVQGAIILVAFIILPIIAFTNYGLPFGDLASAGSSYTSVTAGMTGWAAIFGIISYAAIGLGIPGNPHVMVRFMGIDEVENIRLAALVAQLFMFVAYIGAGFVGLYALVVFGQGGIEDPNNVMPLLTLEFFPGAIAGIILAAALAAMMSSADSQLLVATSAIVEDVYHGYVNPDASQERLVRYSQYVTLGLGAASVAFALLAQNTPIYTLVLDYAWGGLGAAIGPTLIAAVWWKRVTATGSVASMIVGTTTMIIWTQLSTILELLGLMGAIEGSSFLTGLVGVYGLFPAFILSTATLIVVSLLTTPPEGVDDHFDSFNKPLSALSSADDPTGTPDYVTDGGRDVEPKAVTETDTIRAHVTASEYWDEGDE; this is translated from the coding sequence ATGGCCAGTGAGGGGTTAGCCGGCTCGGCCGGGAGCTGGGTCCTCGGAACGTTCGCCGTCTACCTGCTCGTCCTCCTCGGTATCGGACTGTACTCCTCGCGTCTCATGGATTCCGTCGACGACTACGTCATCGGCGGTCGGAGCGTCGGCCCGGTCGTCACCGGCTTCTCCGAACGCGCCTCCGAGATGAGCGGCTGGCTCACGCTCGGTGTCCCGAGTGACGCGTTCGGGACCGGCGTGATGGCCTTCTACAACGGTCTCGGGATGATCCCCGCCGACCTGTTCGCGTGGGCCGGCATCGCGAAACGCCTCCGGAAGTACACCGAGATCGTGAAGGCGGTCACGTTGCCGACCTTCTTCGAGACACGACTGCAGGACGACACCGGCTACGTCAAGGGCGTCTCAGCGTTCGTGCTGATGATCTTCGAAGGCGGATACGTGGGCGCACAGATCGTCGCCGCCGGGACGCTGCTCGAGGTCCTCACCGGCGTCTCGTCGCTGGTCGGGATCCTCGTCGGCGGCGTCATCGTCGTCGGCTACACCATGCTCGGCGGCTACTTCGCGGTCGCGTGGTCGGACTACGTGCAGGGTGCGATCATTCTGGTCGCGTTCATCATCCTGCCGATCATCGCCTTTACCAACTACGGGCTCCCGTTCGGCGACCTCGCGTCCGCCGGGAGTTCGTACACGAGCGTCACGGCTGGCATGACCGGTTGGGCTGCGATCTTCGGGATCATCAGCTACGCCGCCATCGGGCTCGGCATTCCCGGGAACCCGCACGTGATGGTCCGATTCATGGGGATCGACGAGGTCGAGAACATCCGTCTCGCGGCGCTGGTCGCCCAACTGTTCATGTTCGTCGCCTACATCGGCGCCGGCTTCGTCGGGCTCTATGCGCTTGTCGTCTTCGGGCAGGGCGGCATCGAGGACCCGAACAACGTCATGCCGCTGCTCACTCTCGAGTTCTTCCCCGGTGCGATCGCGGGGATCATCCTGGCGGCCGCCCTCGCCGCGATGATGTCCAGTGCCGACTCGCAGCTGCTGGTCGCGACGAGTGCCATCGTCGAGGACGTCTATCACGGCTACGTCAACCCGGACGCGAGCCAGGAGCGGCTCGTTCGCTACTCCCAGTACGTCACGCTCGGGCTCGGCGCAGCCAGCGTCGCGTTTGCGCTCCTCGCACAGAACACGCCGATCTACACGCTCGTCCTCGACTACGCGTGGGGCGGCCTCGGCGCGGCCATCGGCCCGACGCTCATCGCGGCCGTGTGGTGGAAACGGGTCACCGCGACGGGCTCCGTCGCGAGCATGATCGTCGGGACCACGACGATGATCATCTGGACGCAGCTGTCGACTATCCTCGAGCTGCTCGGCCTCATGGGGGCCATCGAGGGGTCGTCGTTCCTCACGGGGCTGGTCGGCGTCTACGGGCTCTTCCCCGCGTTCATCCTCTCGACGGCGACACTCATCGTCGTCTCGCTGCTGACGACGCCGCCCGAGGGCGTCGACGATCACTTCGATTCCTTCAACAAACCGCTCTCGGCCCTCTCGAGCGCCGACGATCCGACCGGAACTCCCGACTACGTGACCGACGGCGGTCGCGACGTCGAACCAAAGGCCGTCACGGAAACCGACACCATTCGCGCACACGTGACCGCCAGCGAATACTGGGACGAGGGTGACGAGTAA